The Flammeovirgaceae bacterium genome contains a region encoding:
- the maf gene encoding septum formation protein Maf yields MNFKHHLILASSSPRRHYLMKEAGFTFTVEKPGVDESFPVDLPAEQVARYLAQKKAEYFRTIIHGDQVFVTADTVVILNGKIINKPADRNEAIHMLSQLSGKTHFVMTGVCILSAEKEISFDDTTEVTFKKLTPEEIAYYVDTHKPYDKAGAYGAQDFIGMIAIEKINGSYFNVMGLPIHKVYAALKNW; encoded by the coding sequence ATGAATTTCAAACACCACCTTATTCTCGCTTCTAGCTCCCCTCGCAGGCACTACCTGATGAAAGAGGCCGGGTTTACCTTTACAGTTGAAAAACCCGGTGTGGATGAATCCTTTCCGGTTGACTTGCCGGCAGAGCAGGTAGCCCGATACCTTGCACAAAAAAAAGCCGAATACTTTCGTACCATAATTCATGGCGACCAGGTGTTTGTTACGGCCGATACGGTGGTTATTCTTAACGGAAAAATTATCAACAAGCCGGCCGACCGGAACGAGGCCATACACATGCTTTCTCAGCTTTCCGGAAAAACCCACTTCGTAATGACCGGTGTATGCATTTTATCAGCCGAAAAAGAAATAAGTTTTGATGATACCACCGAAGTAACCTTTAAAAAACTTACACCAGAAGAGATAGCCTACTATGTAGATACCCATAAACCATACGATAAAGCAGGCGCGTATGGCGCACAGGATTTTATTGGCATGATAGCCATTGAGAAAATTAACGGCTCGTACTTTAATGTGATGGGCCTCCCTATTCATAAAGTGTATGCAGCCTTAAAAAACTGGTAG
- a CDS encoding DUF1015 domain-containing protein: MADILPLRAWRYNRNLAQQLDELTSPLFDVVSDKQRKALYQHPYNSIYLSVPQGSADEASSLLEQWKLTHVLEQDKLPGIYVYYQYFTLPGTHKEFCRKGFICHIRAYDWNEGVILRHENTIPKAVNDRIELLEKTLLQVSPTHGLYTDLNHELEPYMDEAIQNPLYETEDYQGVRDVLAVIHNAEVIQRFIDAIKTKTIILADGHHRYEASLEFRKKMINNNPAHTGNEGYNFHLMYLTNTEADDLKILPTHRLIRGLTDFNEQAILKKLEPNFIIKPLEDADTVNEIIAGKPWAFGLMFKENTYKVRLKPEALNTMSWHFPEVVKKLDLTVMHYFIIEKALGIPGKEQRKSEHILFDRSFSDCLKKVITGEAQLAIITNEVSIEDVKTVCHSGATMPQKSTYFYPKVICGFLFSSIKQDEFQTPPYSRF, encoded by the coding sequence ATGGCCGATATTCTACCGCTCAGGGCCTGGCGCTATAACCGCAACCTTGCGCAACAACTTGATGAACTAACCTCCCCACTGTTTGATGTCGTATCCGATAAGCAGCGCAAGGCATTGTACCAACACCCATACAACAGCATTTACCTGTCGGTACCACAGGGCAGTGCCGATGAGGCCTCTTCCTTACTTGAACAATGGAAGTTAACCCACGTGTTGGAGCAGGATAAGCTGCCCGGTATTTATGTGTACTACCAATACTTTACACTGCCTGGCACACACAAAGAATTTTGCCGGAAGGGATTCATCTGCCACATCCGTGCGTACGACTGGAACGAAGGGGTAATTCTACGCCATGAAAATACCATACCGAAAGCCGTAAACGACCGGATTGAACTTTTGGAAAAAACCCTGCTGCAGGTAAGCCCCACACACGGACTTTACACCGATCTCAACCATGAACTGGAGCCTTATATGGATGAGGCCATTCAAAATCCGCTTTACGAAACTGAAGATTACCAGGGCGTTCGGGATGTGCTGGCCGTTATTCACAATGCCGAAGTGATTCAGCGGTTCATTGATGCGATAAAGACTAAGACCATTATCCTGGCCGATGGCCATCACCGGTATGAAGCATCATTGGAATTTCGGAAAAAAATGATCAATAACAATCCCGCCCATACCGGCAACGAAGGTTACAATTTTCACCTGATGTACCTGACAAACACCGAAGCTGATGACTTGAAAATATTGCCCACGCACCGGCTCATCCGCGGCCTGACCGATTTTAACGAGCAGGCCATATTAAAAAAGCTTGAACCTAATTTTATTATTAAACCCCTTGAGGATGCCGACACCGTTAATGAAATTATTGCCGGTAAACCCTGGGCTTTCGGGTTGATGTTTAAAGAAAATACCTACAAAGTCCGCCTTAAACCAGAAGCACTCAATACCATGAGTTGGCACTTTCCGGAGGTTGTTAAAAAACTGGACCTCACCGTGATGCACTACTTCATCATTGAAAAAGCCCTGGGCATTCCCGGTAAGGAGCAACGGAAATCAGAACACATTCTGTTTGACCGTAGTTTTTCCGACTGCTTAAAAAAAGTAATTACAGGTGAAGCCCAACTGGCTATAATTACTAACGAGGTTTCTATTGAGGATGTGAAAACCGTATGCCATAGCGGGGCTACCATGCCACAGAAATCCACCTATTTCTATCCGAAGGTAATATGCGGTTTTTTGTTCAGTTCAATAAAGCAGGATGAATTTCAAACACCACCTTATTCTCGCTTCTAG
- a CDS encoding histone H1, with amino-acid sequence MQKFQELKNLIASLENDADKFYNKGNSAAGTRLRKGMQELKNMAQQIRGEVQELKNKA; translated from the coding sequence ATGCAAAAATTTCAAGAACTCAAAAACCTCATTGCTTCACTGGAAAACGATGCTGATAAGTTCTACAACAAAGGCAACAGTGCGGCCGGAACCCGTTTACGGAAGGGTATGCAGGAGTTAAAAAACATGGCTCAGCAGATTCGCGGAGAGGTTCAGGAGCTCAAGAATAAGGCATAA
- a CDS encoding aminotransferase class I/II-fold pyridoxal phosphate-dependent enzyme — protein sequence MDLFDKLKMEAGPLAKYSHLPDDYFFFPKLEGDIGPHMNFMGKPVLNWSLNNYLGLANHPEVRRVDAEAAARFGLGHPMGARMMSGNSVHHIELEKQLADFIKKEDVMLLNYGYQGVVSIIDALVDRKDVIVYDAESHACIIDGVRLHMGKRFVYAHNDMDSLEKQLQRATKLANETGGGILVITEGVFGMSGRQGDLKGVVALKNKYNFRLFVDDAHGFGTMGTTGAGTGEEQGVQDQIDLYFSTFAKSMASIGAFVGGDKRIIKYLRYSLRSQIYAKSLPMPLVIGAIKRLELLRTKPELKDNLWKIVRAMQDGLKARGFNIGLTSSPVTPVLFKGGVGEAANMAMDLRENFHIFCSVVIYPVVPKDVIMFRIIPTAVHTLEDVNRTLEAFSALKSKLDSGFYRNEELVAVTKAL from the coding sequence ATTGACTTATTTGACAAGCTGAAGATGGAGGCCGGCCCGTTGGCCAAATATTCCCATTTACCTGATGATTATTTCTTTTTCCCTAAGCTGGAGGGCGACATTGGCCCGCACATGAATTTTATGGGCAAGCCGGTGCTTAACTGGAGCCTGAATAACTATCTGGGATTAGCCAATCACCCGGAAGTTCGCAGGGTTGACGCTGAAGCTGCTGCCCGGTTTGGTCTTGGCCACCCAATGGGTGCCCGCATGATGTCGGGCAACTCGGTGCACCACATTGAACTGGAGAAACAACTTGCCGATTTTATTAAAAAGGAAGATGTGATGCTGCTCAATTACGGTTATCAGGGTGTGGTATCTATTATTGATGCTTTGGTTGATCGGAAAGATGTAATTGTTTACGATGCCGAATCGCATGCCTGTATTATTGATGGCGTGCGGTTGCACATGGGCAAGCGTTTTGTTTACGCCCATAACGATATGGATAGCCTGGAGAAGCAACTGCAACGTGCAACCAAGCTGGCCAACGAAACAGGTGGAGGTATTCTGGTTATTACTGAAGGCGTATTTGGTATGTCGGGCCGTCAAGGCGACTTAAAAGGCGTGGTGGCACTCAAGAATAAATACAATTTCCGGTTGTTTGTGGATGATGCACACGGTTTTGGTACTATGGGAACTACCGGTGCCGGTACCGGTGAGGAGCAGGGCGTACAGGATCAGATTGACTTGTATTTTTCGACCTTCGCCAAATCCATGGCCAGCATTGGTGCATTTGTTGGCGGTGATAAGCGGATTATCAAATACCTCAGGTACTCGCTTCGCTCGCAGATTTATGCCAAAAGCTTGCCCATGCCCTTAGTTATTGGTGCTATTAAGCGGCTGGAGTTGTTGCGTACAAAACCCGAACTGAAGGACAATTTATGGAAGATTGTACGGGCCATGCAGGATGGCCTGAAGGCCCGGGGCTTTAATATTGGGTTAACCTCATCACCTGTAACACCCGTCCTGTTTAAGGGTGGTGTTGGTGAAGCAGCCAATATGGCCATGGACCTGCGGGAGAACTTCCATATTTTCTGCTCGGTAGTTATCTATCCTGTTGTTCCTAAGGATGTTATCATGTTCCGGATAATCCCCACTGCGGTACATACCTTGGAGGATGTAAACCGTACACTGGAAGCCTTTTCGGCCTTAAAAAGCAAGCTTGACAGCGGTTTTTACCGTAACGAAGAACTGGTAGCTGTTACCAAGGCGCTATAA
- the ligA gene encoding NAD-dependent DNA ligase LigA — protein MTVEQARKKIQELTAKINYHNELYYQQHRTEISDYEFDQLLERLIKLETDFPQLKTEDSPSQRVGGTITKEFKTVNHQYPMLSLGNTYSQQELQDFDTRVAKGLEGEPYEYFCELKFDGVSISLIYENGLLVRGVTRGDGVRGDDVTANVKTIRSIPLRIHDKSAPANFEVRGEVFMPKTVFEQLNKEREDIGEERYANARNTASGTLKMQDSSIVAQRRLDCFAYYLLGYEGIETHEQGIHQLEKWKFNVSPTYRKCKNIQEVLNYIADWENKRENLPLETDGVVIKVNRLDQQERLGFTAKSPRWAIAYKYKAQSVSTRLNSITYQVGRTGAITPVAELEPVFLSGTTVKRASLHNANEIARLDLHIGDYVFVEKGGEIIPKVTGVDLARRTKNTEPVTYIDRCPECNTKLIRIEGEAAHYCPNVNGCPPQIKGRIEHFIQRKAMDIDSLGFRTIEQLYELGLVKSPADLYDLTLNDLLKLDGFKEKSARNVLNGIEQSKATPFESVLFAIGIRYVGKTVAEKLARYFKSIDKLAEARYDELLQAPEVGEKIALSVRQFFDNPENQREIERLKKAGLRVEVNEEEITKESDVLANKSFVISGVFQNYERDQLKEIILKNGGRVLASVSGKLDYLVAGENMGPSKREKAEKLGVTIISEKQFEALLKGKLPAE, from the coding sequence ATGACCGTTGAACAGGCCCGGAAGAAAATTCAGGAACTCACCGCAAAAATCAATTACCATAACGAACTCTATTATCAGCAGCACCGAACTGAAATAAGCGATTACGAATTTGATCAGTTGCTGGAGAGGTTAATCAAGCTGGAAACCGACTTTCCTCAACTAAAAACCGAGGATTCTCCCAGCCAGAGGGTAGGCGGCACCATCACCAAAGAGTTTAAAACCGTTAATCACCAATACCCCATGCTCTCGCTGGGGAATACGTATTCACAGCAGGAACTGCAAGATTTTGACACGCGCGTTGCCAAAGGCCTTGAAGGCGAACCCTACGAATACTTTTGCGAGTTGAAGTTCGATGGTGTTTCCATCAGCCTGATTTACGAAAATGGCCTGTTGGTACGGGGTGTAACCCGGGGCGATGGTGTACGGGGTGATGACGTAACAGCCAATGTAAAAACCATCCGGAGCATTCCCCTGCGGATACACGATAAGTCGGCTCCTGCAAATTTTGAAGTTCGCGGAGAAGTTTTTATGCCCAAAACTGTTTTTGAACAGTTGAATAAAGAGCGGGAAGATATTGGCGAGGAACGCTATGCCAACGCACGGAATACAGCCTCCGGTACACTAAAGATGCAGGACTCATCAATAGTAGCGCAACGAAGGCTTGATTGCTTTGCCTATTACCTGCTGGGCTATGAAGGTATCGAAACCCATGAACAAGGGATTCATCAACTCGAAAAATGGAAGTTCAATGTATCGCCTACTTACCGGAAGTGTAAAAACATACAGGAAGTACTGAACTACATTGCTGATTGGGAAAACAAGCGCGAAAATTTACCGCTCGAAACCGATGGGGTTGTGATCAAAGTAAACCGGTTAGATCAGCAGGAGCGGCTCGGCTTTACAGCAAAAAGTCCGCGGTGGGCCATCGCGTATAAATACAAAGCGCAATCGGTAAGTACGCGCCTCAATAGCATTACTTACCAGGTAGGACGAACCGGTGCCATTACACCGGTGGCTGAACTGGAACCAGTCTTTCTATCGGGCACTACGGTAAAGCGCGCCTCCCTTCACAATGCCAACGAAATTGCCCGCCTTGATTTGCATATTGGCGATTACGTGTTTGTTGAAAAAGGTGGTGAGATTATTCCTAAAGTAACCGGAGTAGATTTAGCCAGGCGGACAAAGAACACCGAGCCTGTAACGTATATTGACCGCTGCCCCGAGTGCAATACAAAACTTATCCGCATAGAAGGCGAAGCGGCCCACTACTGCCCCAATGTGAACGGCTGCCCGCCCCAAATCAAAGGCCGAATTGAGCACTTCATCCAGCGTAAAGCCATGGATATTGATTCGTTGGGCTTTCGCACGATTGAACAATTATATGAACTGGGACTTGTAAAAAGTCCGGCTGATTTGTATGATCTCACGCTTAATGATTTACTTAAGCTGGATGGGTTTAAAGAAAAATCAGCGCGCAATGTGCTAAACGGAATCGAACAATCGAAAGCCACACCGTTTGAAAGTGTATTATTCGCCATCGGCATCCGGTATGTAGGTAAAACCGTGGCCGAAAAACTGGCCCGCTATTTTAAATCAATCGATAAACTTGCTGAAGCACGTTATGACGAATTGCTTCAGGCCCCTGAAGTGGGCGAAAAAATTGCGTTAAGCGTACGGCAGTTCTTCGATAATCCTGAAAACCAGCGTGAAATTGAACGGTTGAAGAAGGCCGGCCTTCGGGTTGAAGTGAATGAGGAGGAGATTACAAAAGAAAGCGATGTACTGGCCAATAAATCCTTTGTTATCTCGGGGGTCTTCCAAAATTATGAACGCGACCAGTTAAAAGAAATAATACTTAAAAATGGAGGCCGTGTGTTGGCGTCAGTATCAGGAAAATTGGATTACTTAGTGGCCGGAGAAAACATGGGGCCTTCCAAACGCGAAAAAGCCGAAAAACTGGGGGTGACCATTATTTCGGAGAAACAATTTGAAGCATTGCTCAAAGGTAAGTTGCCTGCCGAATGA
- a CDS encoding M1 family metallopeptidase translates to MRLITLLPLLHLTVATLAQDYRWQQRVEYTMDVRLDVKTHKVYGTQKLIYTNNSPDTLRKVYYHLYFNAFQPGSMMDVRSRNIADPDGRVTDRISKLKDDEIGYQHIASLKQDGKDIAYKVLGTILEVELAKPLLPKSKTTFDMKFESQVPVQIRRTGRNNREGIAYSMTQWYPKLAEYDHQGWHAYQYVAREFHGVWGDFDVKITIDPTFVVGGTGRLQNADKVGHGYEKPNTKVTRPSGELTWHFVAKNVIDFAWAADPDYTHTIVQVPDGPEVHFLFQKNEKTADNWKKLEDYVVKHFQFMNRTFGKYPYEVYSVIQGGDGGMEYPMCTLVLGEGNFNGLAGTTIHEICHSWYQAVLASNESLYPWMDEGFTTFATDESLAFITNSNTENPHASTYAGYFNLVRSGLQEPISQHSDHYTTNRAYGTAAYNMGSMLLNQIRYIIGSENFYKGMRNYYNAWKFRHPEPNDFIRVMEKTSGMQLRWFMSYWVNTTKRIDYGVKSIYERDKTTYITIDRIGELPMPVDLLITYRDGAKELFYLPINETIGNKPAEDKSVKRVDLEAWPWVNPTYTLAIGKPSSEIASIEIDPSMRMADIDRKNNKVEFAKDLKAYSNPTR, encoded by the coding sequence ATGCGCTTAATTACCCTCCTGCCCTTACTTCACCTTACTGTTGCTACACTCGCCCAGGATTACCGCTGGCAGCAACGGGTGGAATACACCATGGATGTGCGGCTGGATGTGAAAACGCATAAAGTTTACGGCACTCAAAAACTGATTTACACCAACAACTCGCCCGATACGCTGCGAAAGGTTTACTACCATTTGTACTTCAATGCTTTCCAACCCGGCAGCATGATGGATGTACGCTCGCGTAACATTGCCGACCCGGATGGACGTGTTACCGACCGGATATCTAAATTAAAAGACGATGAAATCGGCTACCAGCATATTGCAAGTTTAAAACAGGATGGCAAAGACATTGCATACAAGGTATTGGGAACAATTCTGGAAGTTGAACTGGCAAAACCGCTGCTGCCCAAATCAAAAACAACCTTTGATATGAAATTTGAGTCGCAGGTGCCCGTGCAAATCAGGCGCACCGGGCGTAACAACCGCGAAGGCATTGCCTACTCGATGACCCAGTGGTACCCCAAACTTGCCGAATATGATCACCAGGGCTGGCATGCGTATCAATACGTTGCCAGAGAATTTCATGGCGTATGGGGAGACTTCGATGTGAAGATTACCATTGATCCAACCTTTGTAGTTGGCGGCACCGGCAGACTTCAGAATGCCGATAAGGTAGGGCATGGTTACGAAAAACCAAATACCAAAGTAACCCGCCCATCCGGTGAACTTACCTGGCACTTCGTAGCTAAAAATGTTATTGATTTTGCCTGGGCTGCCGACCCGGACTATACGCATACAATCGTTCAGGTGCCTGACGGCCCGGAAGTGCATTTCCTGTTTCAGAAAAATGAAAAAACTGCCGACAACTGGAAAAAACTGGAAGACTATGTTGTAAAACATTTCCAGTTTATGAACCGCACGTTTGGAAAATATCCCTACGAAGTATATTCGGTAATACAGGGAGGCGATGGCGGTATGGAATATCCCATGTGTACACTTGTTCTTGGCGAAGGGAACTTTAACGGCCTTGCCGGAACCACCATACACGAAATCTGTCACAGCTGGTACCAGGCCGTGCTGGCCTCCAACGAATCGCTGTATCCGTGGATGGACGAAGGCTTTACTACCTTTGCCACCGATGAGTCGCTTGCCTTCATCACCAATTCAAACACAGAAAATCCACATGCGTCAACGTACGCAGGCTACTTTAACCTGGTGCGCAGCGGATTGCAGGAACCGATAAGCCAGCACTCCGATCACTACACCACCAACCGGGCATACGGAACTGCTGCATACAACATGGGCAGTATGTTGTTAAATCAAATCAGGTACATTATCGGTTCAGAAAATTTTTACAAGGGCATGCGCAACTACTACAACGCCTGGAAATTCCGGCATCCTGAACCCAATGATTTTATCCGTGTAATGGAAAAAACCTCGGGCATGCAGTTGCGCTGGTTTATGAGTTATTGGGTTAATACAACTAAACGAATCGATTATGGCGTAAAAAGTATCTATGAGCGCGATAAAACAACATACATAACCATCGACCGCATTGGTGAGTTACCTATGCCTGTTGACTTACTAATTACTTATCGCGATGGTGCAAAAGAACTATTTTACTTACCCATTAATGAAACCATCGGCAATAAACCGGCCGAAGATAAATCAGTGAAACGGGTTGACCTGGAAGCCTGGCCATGGGTCAATCCTACCTATACACTGGCTATTGGTAAACCTTCGTCTGAAATCGCTTCCATCGAAATTGACCCGTCAATGCGCATGGCCGACATCGACCGGAAAAATAACAAGGTTGAGTTCGCAAAAGATTTAAAAGCGTATTCCAACCCCACTCGGTAA
- a CDS encoding CPBP family intramembrane metalloprotease, with translation MRKVWNYVTQHLKEDFNVTVYTLTFLFLAVSIYLNYRFDFEDSYLDTRPEQQRILFYFLWHCIAYYVPVALYAGIRKARVFHSRSFWFRSLLALLLLSIYRSLPYFDNLINQLANRQTLYYMYKIGKNMAGVLILIFPLLLFYWKSDRDKGYRYGLNANQFDFKPYFVMLLMMLPLITAASFLPDFQQQYPRYESTSAHLYFGVDEWVVAVIYELTYGINFVSIEFFYRGFLVMGMMQVLGRNSVLSMASLYCFLHFGKPMGEAVSSIFGGFILGAIAYQTRSIWGGVIVHVGIAWLMELAAYLQGLFRAP, from the coding sequence ATGCGTAAAGTCTGGAATTACGTAACTCAACATCTTAAAGAAGATTTTAATGTAACCGTATACACGCTCACATTTCTTTTTCTGGCAGTTAGCATATACCTGAACTACCGCTTTGATTTTGAAGACAGCTACCTGGACACGCGCCCCGAACAACAGCGCATTCTTTTCTACTTTTTGTGGCATTGCATAGCCTACTATGTACCGGTAGCGCTCTATGCGGGTATCCGAAAAGCCCGTGTTTTTCATTCGCGTAGCTTCTGGTTTCGGAGTTTACTGGCGCTATTGCTGCTGAGTATTTACCGTAGTTTGCCTTATTTCGATAATCTCATCAATCAACTAGCCAATCGGCAAACGCTATACTACATGTATAAGATTGGTAAAAACATGGCAGGCGTTTTAATTCTTATTTTTCCGCTGCTCTTGTTCTATTGGAAATCCGATCGTGACAAGGGTTATCGCTACGGACTGAACGCCAATCAATTCGATTTTAAACCGTACTTCGTTATGCTGCTGATGATGCTGCCGCTTATTACGGCTGCATCTTTTTTACCTGATTTTCAGCAACAATACCCGCGATACGAAAGCACATCAGCACACCTTTATTTCGGTGTGGATGAATGGGTTGTGGCGGTAATCTATGAACTGACCTACGGAATAAATTTCGTATCGATTGAGTTTTTCTACCGCGGGTTCCTGGTAATGGGTATGATGCAGGTACTGGGGCGGAACAGTGTGCTTAGCATGGCTTCGCTGTATTGTTTCCTTCACTTTGGCAAACCGATGGGCGAAGCGGTAAGCTCGATTTTTGGCGGATTTATATTGGGTGCGATTGCGTACCAAACACGCAGCATCTGGGGCGGTGTGATTGTGCATGTGGGCATAGCCTGGCTCATGGAACTGGCCGCTTACCTGCAGGGGTTGTTTCGCGCGCCTTAG
- a CDS encoding 4-hydroxy-tetrahydrodipicolinate synthase, whose amino-acid sequence MKKLEGTGVALITPFDKKNAIDFTALKKLLNHTSSGIDYYVVMGTTGESVTVTTEERKKILQFVKDNNPARLPIVYGIGGNNTQSVLEAIRSTDFKGVDAVLSVSPYYNKPSQQGIVEHFTTVADACPVPVILYNVPGRTASNLSAETTLQLAKHPNIIGIKEASGNLEQCMKISKNMPRGFLLISGDDLLTVPLYSIGARGVISVLANAFPVTFRQMKESAFKGDYASAQKALFNLLEINSPMYEEGNPVGIKQVLQEMGICKNFVRLPLVPASEGLQKKIKAILKTLKNRKG is encoded by the coding sequence ATGAAAAAACTGGAAGGAACCGGAGTAGCCCTGATTACCCCGTTCGATAAAAAAAATGCCATTGATTTTACCGCGTTAAAAAAACTGTTAAATCATACATCATCCGGTATTGACTACTATGTGGTAATGGGCACCACCGGTGAATCGGTAACGGTTACAACGGAAGAAAGGAAGAAGATACTTCAGTTTGTAAAAGATAACAACCCGGCACGCTTACCCATTGTTTACGGCATTGGCGGCAACAACACACAATCCGTTTTAGAAGCTATCCGTTCAACCGATTTCAAAGGCGTTGATGCTGTGCTTTCGGTTAGTCCGTATTACAACAAGCCCTCGCAACAAGGTATTGTGGAGCATTTTACAACCGTTGCAGATGCATGCCCGGTACCTGTTATTCTGTATAATGTTCCCGGGCGTACTGCTTCAAACCTGAGTGCAGAAACCACCCTGCAACTGGCAAAACACCCGAACATCATTGGCATCAAAGAAGCCTCAGGCAACCTGGAGCAGTGCATGAAGATTAGCAAAAACATGCCCCGTGGTTTTTTGTTGATATCGGGCGATGACCTGCTTACCGTGCCCTTGTACAGCATCGGGGCCAGAGGTGTTATTTCAGTGTTAGCCAATGCCTTTCCGGTTACCTTCAGGCAAATGAAAGAAAGCGCCTTTAAAGGTGATTATGCAAGCGCCCAAAAGGCTCTTTTCAATCTGCTTGAAATTAACAGCCCGATGTATGAAGAAGGAAACCCGGTAGGCATTAAACAGGTATTGCAGGAAATGGGCATCTGTAAAAATTTTGTACGACTGCCATTGGTGCCTGCATCCGAAGGTCTTCAAAAGAAGATCAAAGCAATCCTGAAAACCTTAAAAAACAGAAAAGGATAA
- the accC gene encoding acetyl-CoA carboxylase biotin carboxylase subunit yields MKKINKVLVANRGEIALRVMRSAREMGIKTVAVYSEADRNALHVRFADEAVCIGPPPSSESYLKIGTIIEAACSTGADAIHPGYGFLSENEDFAEQVEKAGLIFIGPSAHSIALMGSKLAAKAAVAKFNVPLVPGTSEPITDIPAAKKLAAQIGYPVLIKASAGGGGKGMRIVHNDAEFIEQMERAVSEATSAFGDGSVFIEKYVTQPRHIEFQIFGDKHGNVVHLFERECSIQRRHQKVIEEAPSSVLTPALRKAMGEAACNVARAANYYGAGTVEFILDEKLNFYFLEMNTRLQVEHPVTEMITGIDLVKLQIRIAEGEKLPFTQQQLSMRGHAIEIRVYAEDPANNFLPDIGILKTYKRPDGNGIRIDDGFEQGMSIPFYYDPMIAKMICHAETRDMAIAKTIRAIDEYEITGIETTLGFCRYVLNHEAFRSGQFDTKFVENYFSPEALNLPPGAEEEKLAAALTTYLLKPENTNQMEPATGSSGKWKKNRTH; encoded by the coding sequence ATGAAAAAAATCAACAAAGTTTTAGTGGCCAACCGCGGTGAAATTGCCTTGCGGGTTATGCGCAGTGCACGCGAAATGGGTATTAAAACTGTGGCTGTATACAGCGAGGCAGATCGGAATGCCTTGCACGTTCGGTTTGCCGATGAGGCTGTATGCATTGGTCCTCCTCCTTCTTCGGAATCCTACCTTAAAATCGGCACCATTATCGAAGCAGCGTGCAGCACCGGTGCCGATGCCATTCATCCGGGGTACGGTTTTCTGTCGGAGAATGAAGATTTTGCCGAACAGGTTGAAAAGGCCGGATTGATTTTTATCGGGCCATCCGCCCACTCCATTGCTTTAATGGGAAGTAAACTTGCTGCCAAAGCGGCTGTTGCAAAGTTTAATGTTCCCCTTGTACCCGGTACCAGCGAACCGATTACGGATATACCGGCTGCAAAAAAGCTGGCTGCCCAGATCGGCTATCCGGTTCTAATCAAGGCCAGCGCGGGCGGTGGCGGTAAAGGGATGCGCATCGTGCACAACGATGCGGAATTTATTGAACAAATGGAGCGGGCTGTTAGCGAAGCAACCTCTGCCTTCGGAGACGGTTCGGTATTCATTGAAAAATATGTTACCCAACCCCGCCATATTGAATTCCAGATTTTTGGCGACAAGCATGGAAACGTGGTTCACCTTTTCGAACGCGAGTGTTCCATTCAGCGAAGGCATCAGAAGGTAATTGAAGAAGCTCCCTCATCGGTGCTTACGCCAGCGCTTCGAAAAGCCATGGGCGAAGCCGCCTGCAACGTGGCACGCGCAGCCAATTACTACGGTGCAGGTACGGTTGAATTTATACTTGACGAAAAACTGAACTTCTACTTTTTGGAAATGAATACCCGCCTGCAGGTGGAACATCCCGTAACGGAGATGATTACAGGCATTGATTTAGTAAAGTTGCAAATTCGGATTGCCGAAGGAGAAAAGTTGCCCTTTACACAGCAGCAGCTTAGTATGCGCGGCCATGCCATCGAAATACGCGTATATGCCGAAGACCCTGCTAACAATTTCCTCCCCGATATTGGTATTTTGAAAACGTATAAGCGGCCCGATGGTAACGGCATCCGCATTGATGACGGCTTCGAGCAAGGCATGAGCATCCCGTTTTATTATGACCCGATGATTGCCAAAATGATTTGCCATGCCGAAACCCGCGACATGGCCATTGCAAAAACCATCAGGGCTATTGACGAATACGAGATTACCGGCATCGAAACCACGCTGGGGTTTTGCCGGTATGTGCTCAACCATGAGGCTTTCCGGTCGGGCCAATTCGATACCAAATTTGTCGAGAACTACTTCAGTCCTGAAGCATTAAACCTTCCTCCCGGGGCTGAAGAAGAAAAACTGGCTGCTGCGCTGACAACCTATTTATTAAAACCGGAAAATACCAACCAAATGGAACCTGCCACCGGCTCTTCCGGTAAATGGAAAAAGAACCGAACGCATTAA